One Streptomyces sp. ML-6 genomic region harbors:
- a CDS encoding alpha/beta hydrolase: MPSPPRGTRSRRGLLAALVAASVAVPVSGAAVPSAVPAPAPAAHAPLRTADPGALAERYAATRADIAAAGRAAARHKDHGRAAALRAMAGPGRHFLSFDGRDGGRGVEVVGDLARAERIAVLVPGAGVDLDHYWRLRKGALALREELGGRSAVIAWLGYRTPATVSTTSLTSGRAAEAAPGLRSFIGELRRMRPTARTTLLCHSYGSVVCARAAHGLRVADIVLYGSPGTGYGNAADLHARATVWAGRGSGDWIADVPHVKLRLPFADIGFGTDPVSSGFGAEIFAAGSAGHSDYLRSGSESLRNMARIVTGEKHADGGAADEASAPGRGGRRA; encoded by the coding sequence ATGCCGTCCCCTCCGCGCGGAACCCGATCGCGCCGCGGCCTGCTCGCCGCACTGGTGGCCGCCTCGGTGGCCGTGCCGGTCTCGGGCGCGGCGGTTCCCTCGGCCGTGCCCGCGCCCGCCCCGGCCGCACACGCACCGCTGCGCACCGCCGACCCCGGAGCCCTCGCCGAGCGGTACGCCGCGACCCGCGCCGACATCGCCGCGGCCGGACGGGCGGCGGCCCGGCACAAGGACCACGGACGGGCCGCGGCGCTGCGCGCGATGGCCGGACCCGGCCGCCACTTCCTCTCCTTCGACGGACGCGACGGGGGCCGCGGCGTCGAGGTCGTCGGCGACCTGGCCCGCGCCGAGCGGATCGCCGTACTGGTCCCGGGCGCGGGCGTCGACCTCGACCACTACTGGCGGCTGCGCAAGGGAGCGCTCGCGCTGCGCGAAGAACTGGGCGGGAGGTCGGCCGTGATCGCCTGGCTCGGCTACCGGACGCCGGCCACGGTGAGCACGACCTCGCTGACCTCCGGGCGGGCCGCCGAGGCCGCCCCCGGACTGCGTTCGTTCATCGGGGAGTTGAGAAGAATGAGACCCACGGCCCGGACCACCCTGCTCTGCCACTCCTACGGTTCCGTCGTCTGCGCGCGGGCCGCGCACGGTCTGCGGGTCGCCGACATCGTCCTGTACGGCAGCCCCGGCACCGGCTACGGGAACGCCGCGGACCTGCACGCCCGGGCCACCGTCTGGGCGGGCCGCGGCAGCGGCGACTGGATCGCCGACGTGCCCCACGTGAAGCTCCGGCTGCCCTTCGCGGACATCGGGTTCGGGACGGACCCGGTCTCGTCCGGCTTCGGCGCCGAGATCTTCGCGGCGGGCTCCGCCGGTCACAGCGACTACCTGCGAAGCGGCTCCGAATCGCTGAGGAACATGGCCCGGATCGTGACCGGGGAGAAGCACGCGGACGGCGGGGCCGCGGACGAGGCGTCCGCCCCGGGCCGGGGCGGACGCCGTGCGTGA
- a CDS encoding FUSC family protein — MLKRMFVSPDPGRARLRGALRAVLGIGGAVALCGLAGHSLVAAITGGLAALLALFTVLDTTVRGQAVTTALLPVVGFPVLALAAGLHDHPVARDAAFLAIVGAGVYARRWGPRGHSLGVFAFMAFFTAQFLHTLPGQLPELYTAIVLSLLVSSTVRFGLWCYERRQPPAVALAPVTGRGLARATTRQAVQATVGGALALMAGLLLSEERWYWAVGATWWVFVNTASRGETLVRGFRRILGTLIGIPIGLVLVVPLHGAPVPTAVLVAAGVFGIFYTAAVSYTWMVLSVTVMAGALYGLLGVLDPALLALRLAETGVGALGAMLAVLLVLPVTTHATTDAWIQRALRCVHACTAEAAARLSGSPTADPAPRIAELEALLGRVRLSLAPLVHPLSPLRARRVRAGQVLALLDDCAREVRGLASVAADPEASHDARLAAACWRVEASVEALTTPKPPHGTDPASSLPPHPAAAGPALAHLHGLERALAELAAPLRSHPRAPLVGA; from the coding sequence GTGCTGAAGAGGATGTTCGTTTCACCGGACCCGGGCCGGGCGCGGCTGCGCGGCGCCCTCCGGGCCGTCCTCGGCATCGGAGGGGCCGTCGCGCTGTGCGGCCTGGCCGGCCATTCGCTCGTCGCGGCCATCACCGGCGGGCTCGCCGCGCTGCTGGCCCTGTTCACGGTGCTGGACACCACCGTGCGGGGCCAGGCGGTCACCACGGCCCTGCTGCCCGTCGTCGGTTTCCCCGTGCTCGCCCTCGCCGCGGGACTGCACGACCACCCGGTGGCCCGCGACGCGGCCTTCCTCGCGATCGTGGGCGCGGGCGTGTACGCCCGGCGCTGGGGGCCGCGCGGCCACTCGCTCGGCGTGTTCGCGTTCATGGCCTTCTTCACCGCGCAGTTCCTCCACACCCTGCCGGGACAACTGCCCGAGCTGTACACCGCGATCGTCCTCTCGCTGCTCGTCTCGTCGACCGTCCGCTTCGGACTGTGGTGCTACGAACGGCGGCAGCCGCCCGCCGTCGCGCTCGCCCCGGTGACCGGCCGGGGGCTGGCCAGGGCGACCACCCGCCAGGCGGTCCAGGCGACCGTCGGCGGCGCCCTCGCCCTCATGGCGGGACTGCTCCTCTCCGAGGAGCGGTGGTACTGGGCCGTGGGCGCCACCTGGTGGGTGTTCGTGAACACCGCATCGCGCGGCGAGACGCTGGTGCGCGGCTTCCGCCGGATCCTGGGAACGCTGATCGGCATCCCCATCGGTCTGGTCCTCGTCGTCCCCCTGCACGGGGCGCCCGTGCCCACCGCGGTCCTCGTCGCCGCCGGGGTCTTCGGCATCTTCTACACCGCCGCGGTCTCCTACACCTGGATGGTCCTCTCGGTCACGGTGATGGCCGGCGCGCTCTACGGACTCCTCGGCGTACTGGACCCGGCGCTGCTCGCGCTGCGGCTGGCGGAGACCGGGGTGGGCGCGCTCGGCGCGATGCTCGCGGTGCTCCTCGTCCTGCCCGTCACCACGCACGCCACGACCGACGCCTGGATCCAGCGGGCCCTGCGCTGCGTGCACGCCTGCACCGCGGAGGCCGCCGCCCGGCTCTCGGGATCGCCCACCGCGGATCCGGCGCCCCGGATCGCCGAGCTGGAGGCGCTCCTGGGCCGGGTACGGCTGTCCCTGGCCCCGCTGGTCCACCCGCTGAGTCCGCTGCGGGCCCGCCGGGTCCGTGCCGGGCAGGTGCTCGCGCTGCTGGACGACTGCGCCCGCGAGGTGCGCGGCCTGGCCTCCGTCGCCGCCGACCCGGAAGCCAGCCATGACGCCCGGCTCGCCGCCGCCTGCTGGCGCGTGGAGGCGTCCGTGGAGGCCCTGACGACCCCGAAGCCGCCGCACGGGACGGACCCCGCGTCGAGCCTCCCGCCGCACCCGGCCGCGGCCGGCCCCGCGCTCGCCCATCTGCACGGCCTGGAACGGGCCCTCGCTGAACTCGCCGCACCGCTGCGCTCCCACCCCCGGGCGCCGCTGGTCGGAGCGTGA
- a CDS encoding response regulator transcription factor, producing the protein MTAIRVLIADDQMMVRQGFTVLLNAEPGIEVVGQAVDGVDAVEKVAELDPDVVLMDVRMPRLGGIEATRTITGRDGATVKVLVLTTFDLDEYVYEALRAGASGFLLKDASADELAHAVRVVAAGEALLAPNITKRLIAEFARVSAAPRPPAKGRTGDLTERETEVLSLIAQGLSNTEIAVRLVVAEQTVKTHVGRILLKLGLRDRTQAAVHAYETGLVRPTGY; encoded by the coding sequence ATGACGGCCATTCGCGTTCTGATCGCCGACGACCAGATGATGGTCCGGCAGGGTTTCACGGTGCTGCTCAACGCGGAACCCGGCATCGAGGTCGTCGGCCAGGCGGTGGACGGCGTCGACGCCGTCGAGAAGGTGGCCGAACTCGACCCGGACGTGGTCCTGATGGACGTCCGCATGCCCCGGCTCGGCGGGATCGAGGCGACCCGCACCATCACCGGACGCGACGGCGCCACGGTCAAGGTCCTCGTCCTCACCACCTTCGACCTCGACGAGTACGTCTACGAGGCGCTGCGCGCGGGCGCGTCCGGCTTCCTCCTGAAGGACGCATCGGCCGACGAACTCGCCCACGCGGTACGGGTGGTGGCGGCCGGGGAGGCCCTGCTCGCCCCGAACATCACCAAGCGGCTGATCGCCGAGTTCGCCCGGGTGAGCGCCGCGCCACGCCCCCCGGCGAAGGGCCGGACGGGCGACCTGACGGAACGCGAGACCGAGGTCCTCTCCCTGATCGCACAGGGCCTGTCCAACACCGAGATCGCCGTACGCCTGGTGGTCGCCGAGCAGACCGTGAAGACCCATGTGGGCCGGATACTGCTCAAGTTGGGGCTGCGCGACCGGACCCAGGCCGCGGTCCACGCCTACGAGACGGGACTGGTGCGCCCGACCGGTTACTGA
- a CDS encoding glycosyltransferase family 4 protein, translating to MGSTLVITNDFPPRQGGIETFVHAMATRVPDDDVVVYTSHEPGDTAYDAQLPFPVVRDRSRMLLPTRRATRRAVEIARSHGCDRVWFGAAAPLALMAPALRRSGVRRIVATTHGHEIWWARTPGARGLIRRMGRGVDVVTYLGQYTRDRIEPALGPGVRMSRLVPGVDAEVYRPPAGAAADLRAGLAPDGASIILCVARLVPRKGQDTLIRALPLIRSKVPDAVLVVVGQGPDEARLRRLADRHGGGAVRFVGGVSHTDTPSYYAAADVFAMPCRTRRAGLEAEGLGIVFLEAAASGLPVVVGDSGGAPDTVLDGRTGRVVDGTDHTAVAEALTGMLLDPDRAAMGAAGRAWVEETWSWEASARHLTHLLAPVEERTQAR from the coding sequence ATGGGCTCCACCCTCGTCATCACCAACGACTTCCCGCCCCGCCAGGGGGGCATCGAGACCTTCGTCCACGCGATGGCCACCCGCGTGCCCGACGACGACGTGGTCGTCTACACCTCGCACGAGCCCGGCGACACCGCCTACGACGCGCAGCTCCCGTTCCCCGTCGTACGGGACCGCAGCCGCATGCTGCTGCCGACCCGCCGGGCGACCCGCAGGGCCGTCGAGATAGCCCGGAGCCACGGCTGCGACCGGGTCTGGTTCGGGGCCGCCGCCCCCCTGGCCCTGATGGCACCGGCCCTGCGCCGCAGCGGCGTGCGGCGCATCGTGGCCACCACGCACGGCCACGAGATCTGGTGGGCCAGGACCCCCGGCGCGCGCGGGCTCATCCGCCGGATGGGCCGCGGCGTCGACGTCGTCACCTACCTGGGGCAGTACACGCGCGACCGGATCGAGCCCGCCCTCGGCCCGGGAGTGCGGATGAGCCGGCTGGTGCCCGGTGTCGACGCCGAGGTGTACCGGCCGCCCGCCGGCGCCGCGGCGGACCTGCGGGCCGGGCTCGCCCCGGACGGGGCGAGCATCATCCTGTGCGTCGCCAGGCTCGTCCCCCGCAAGGGGCAGGACACACTGATCCGGGCCCTGCCGCTGATCCGGAGCAAGGTGCCCGACGCGGTGCTGGTGGTGGTCGGCCAGGGCCCCGACGAGGCCCGGCTGCGCAGACTGGCCGACCGCCACGGCGGGGGAGCCGTCCGCTTCGTGGGCGGCGTGTCGCACACCGACACACCCTCCTACTACGCCGCGGCGGACGTCTTCGCGATGCCGTGCCGCACCCGCAGGGCCGGACTGGAGGCCGAAGGGCTCGGGATCGTGTTCCTGGAGGCGGCGGCGAGCGGGCTGCCGGTGGTCGTCGGCGACTCGGGCGGCGCCCCGGACACCGTGCTCGACGGCAGGACCGGCCGGGTCGTGGACGGCACCGACCACACGGCCGTCGCCGAGGCGCTGACCGGAATGCTCCTCGACCCCGACCGGGCCGCGATGGGCGCCGCCGGCCGTGCCTGGGTCGAGGAGACCTGGTCCTGGGAGGCCTCGGCCCGCCACCTGACCCACCTCCTGGCCCCCGTCGAGGAACGGACGCAGGCGCGCTGA
- a CDS encoding Lrp/AsnC family transcriptional regulator has translation MAVDALDTRILRLLIEQPRTSVREYARILSIARGTLQARIDRLERDGVITGTGPVLSPAALGHPVLAFVHLEVTQGHLDEVGEALAAVPEIVEAFSTTGGGDLLARVVARDNGHLEDVIQRLIRLPGVVRTRTEVALRERVAHRLLPLVESVGHAAAGGRK, from the coding sequence ATGGCGGTGGACGCCCTCGACACCCGCATCCTGCGGTTGCTCATCGAGCAGCCGCGCACCAGCGTCCGCGAGTACGCTCGCATCCTCTCGATCGCCCGGGGAACCCTCCAGGCCCGGATCGACCGGCTGGAGCGGGACGGGGTGATCACGGGGACGGGGCCGGTGCTGTCCCCGGCCGCGCTGGGCCATCCGGTCCTGGCCTTCGTTCATCTGGAGGTCACCCAGGGGCATCTGGACGAGGTGGGCGAGGCGCTCGCCGCGGTGCCGGAGATCGTCGAGGCGTTCTCGACGACGGGGGGCGGCGATCTGCTGGCGCGGGTGGTGGCCCGGGACAACGGGCACCTGGAGGACGTGATCCAGCGGCTGATCCGGCTGCCGGGCGTGGTCAGGACCCGTACCGAGGTGGCGCTGCGCGAACGGGTCGCGCACCGGCTGCTGCCGCTCGTCGAGTCGGTGGGGCACGCGGCTGCTGGTGGCCGGAAGTGA
- a CDS encoding acyltransferase, whose protein sequence is MRDLVRRIDAATPADRDRAVDALRAVAILGVVLGHWLVTALVADSGTLRGASPLQHMPGLVPASWVLQTLALFFLVGGQVAARSHADTLARGGSYGPWLRARMTRLLRPVVVVLAVWAVAACTMLVSGTDQDTVRALGKLVWSPLWFLAVFGALTAATPLVARLHPLWPFAVVLVVDLYRFGLDAPTAFAPVNVAAGWLVPYCLGAAWARGELRSRRTGWTLLLGGAAATAGLVGWGGYPAAMVGVPGTEVSNLDPPTLAVVTFGLAQCGAALLLLGPLRRVLRRPALWAAVAVLNLSAMTVFLWHQTAMIAVTALGLSAGGALTGLHTVPDHPGWVLARLAWLPVFALALTVCWAAFRGHEQGRSRRKSLVVREGSPRRTVARGV, encoded by the coding sequence GTGCGTGACCTCGTGCGGCGGATCGACGCCGCCACCCCCGCCGACCGCGACCGCGCCGTCGACGCCCTGCGCGCCGTCGCCATCCTCGGAGTGGTCCTCGGCCACTGGCTGGTGACCGCCCTGGTGGCGGACAGCGGCACCCTGCGCGGCGCGAGCCCGCTCCAGCACATGCCCGGACTCGTACCGGCCTCCTGGGTCCTCCAGACCCTCGCGCTCTTCTTCCTGGTCGGCGGGCAGGTCGCGGCCAGGAGCCACGCCGACACCCTGGCCCGGGGCGGGAGTTACGGCCCATGGCTCCGCGCCCGCATGACCAGGCTGCTGCGCCCGGTGGTCGTCGTACTGGCCGTGTGGGCCGTGGCGGCGTGCACGATGCTGGTCTCCGGAACGGACCAGGACACCGTGCGGGCCCTGGGCAAACTGGTCTGGTCCCCGCTGTGGTTCCTGGCGGTCTTCGGGGCGCTGACGGCGGCCACCCCGCTGGTGGCGAGGCTGCACCCGCTCTGGCCGTTCGCCGTCGTGCTCGTCGTCGACCTGTACCGGTTCGGCCTGGACGCGCCCACCGCGTTCGCCCCGGTCAACGTGGCGGCCGGCTGGCTGGTGCCGTACTGCCTGGGCGCGGCGTGGGCACGCGGTGAACTGCGGAGCCGCCGGACCGGCTGGACCCTGCTGCTCGGCGGGGCCGCGGCCACCGCCGGACTGGTCGGCTGGGGCGGCTACCCCGCCGCCATGGTCGGCGTGCCCGGCACGGAGGTCTCCAACCTCGACCCGCCGACCCTCGCCGTGGTCACCTTCGGCCTCGCGCAGTGCGGTGCGGCGCTGCTGTTGCTCGGCCCGCTGCGCCGGGTGCTGCGACGCCCCGCCCTCTGGGCGGCGGTGGCGGTGCTGAACCTCTCCGCGATGACGGTGTTCCTGTGGCACCAGACCGCGATGATCGCGGTCACCGCGCTCGGCCTGTCGGCGGGCGGCGCCCTGACGGGTCTGCACACCGTCCCCGACCATCCCGGCTGGGTGCTCGCCCGGCTGGCCTGGCTGCCCGTGTTCGCCCTCGCGCTGACGGTCTGCTGGGCGGCGTTCCGGGGCCACGAGCAGGGACGGTCGCGGAGGAAGAGCCTGGTCGTCCGCGAGGGAAGCCCCCGACGAACGGTGGCACGAGGTGTTTAA
- a CDS encoding serine/threonine-protein kinase, producing the protein MGEVWRAADEVLGRAVAVKLLLGDHADESATARFRLEAQTAARLSHPHLVAVFDFGAWEDRFFLVMELVEGRSLGDLLAAEERLGAEQVARIAGQAAAGLAAAHRQGIVHRDIKPGNLMLDAEGSVKIGDFGIAQFVDDPSAALTTTGQIVGTSLYLAPERALGRTADSASDMYSLGCVIYQLLLGRPPFRSDTATATLYQHVDTPPVPLRQQGVELSPAFDSYLLGLLAKQPEDRPSAQQVADWFQSGAWRGQPEPLPMYSPAPPAATGAPRTAPPGAGVPRLSAPAPAFAPTPGPDPQAGGSATYRLPQQTGGHRRRAAERPASGRRGAPDRSAPLTGTREAIRRRPRVASAIAGTIAFIAAVYLGMALFSPDDGPDDTPETGSTATTGPVTPAP; encoded by the coding sequence ATGGGGGAGGTGTGGCGTGCCGCCGACGAAGTGCTCGGCAGGGCGGTCGCGGTGAAGCTGCTGCTGGGCGACCACGCCGACGAGTCGGCCACCGCCCGGTTCCGCCTGGAGGCGCAGACCGCGGCCCGGCTGAGCCATCCCCATCTGGTGGCCGTGTTCGACTTCGGCGCCTGGGAGGACCGTTTCTTCCTTGTGATGGAGCTCGTCGAGGGCAGGAGCCTGGGCGATCTGCTCGCGGCGGAGGAACGGCTCGGCGCCGAACAGGTCGCCCGGATCGCGGGCCAGGCGGCCGCCGGGCTCGCCGCCGCCCACCGCCAGGGCATCGTGCACCGCGACATCAAGCCCGGGAACCTGATGCTGGACGCCGAAGGGTCCGTCAAGATCGGCGACTTCGGCATCGCCCAGTTCGTCGACGACCCCTCGGCCGCGCTGACCACCACGGGGCAGATCGTCGGTACCAGTCTCTATCTGGCCCCGGAGCGGGCCCTGGGGCGCACGGCCGACTCGGCGTCCGACATGTACTCCCTCGGCTGCGTGATCTACCAGCTCCTGCTGGGGCGGCCGCCGTTCCGTTCGGACACGGCAACCGCGACGCTCTATCAACATGTCGACACCCCGCCGGTGCCGCTGCGGCAGCAGGGCGTCGAGCTGTCCCCGGCCTTCGACTCCTATCTGCTGGGGCTGCTGGCGAAGCAGCCCGAGGACCGGCCCAGTGCGCAGCAGGTCGCCGACTGGTTCCAGAGCGGTGCCTGGCGGGGGCAGCCCGAGCCGCTCCCGATGTACTCCCCCGCGCCTCCGGCGGCGACCGGCGCTCCCCGCACCGCGCCGCCGGGCGCGGGCGTCCCTCGCCTCTCGGCGCCCGCACCCGCGTTCGCGCCCACGCCCGGCCCCGACCCGCAGGCCGGGGGCTCGGCGACGTACCGCCTGCCGCAGCAGACCGGTGGCCACCGGCGGCGCGCGGCCGAACGGCCGGCGTCCGGCCGGCGGGGCGCGCCGGACCGGTCCGCGCCGCTCACCGGTACGCGCGAGGCGATCAGGCGGCGCCCGCGGGTGGCGAGCGCCATCGCCGGCACGATCGCCTTCATCGCGGCGGTCTACCTGGGGATGGCCCTGTTCTCCCCGGACGACGGGCCGGACGACACCCCCGAGACCGGTTCGACCGCGACCACCGGGCCCGTGACACCGGCTCCCTGA
- a CDS encoding sensor histidine kinase — MTKRSARVLRELPRTLHKDLMTSATDPNGRHGQPRWLEWRPVIMVPLVLLAVFLLVANTNQYTFELGTGLLLGLLFAGIQSAAFVVTLYRPVPAWWTSLLVMVVVTPFATKAGSGQMLFLREGSAGITVPDHVAFPWNAAHIAVQAGVLFLLALRVRPRITAEALTITVLVGSACASAVPWSTGPGTAFAAAVLLVAAVMGAALHGLAVARTRLVVQEELTAEERARRTLLEERNRIARELHDVVAHHMSVISIQAQVVPHLVDNPSDELRENVEGIRRNAVDALTELRRVLGSEDPLPQAARHAPQPTLDRLDELIGNARGAGVTVTAETTGEPRPLSPGVELSAFRIVQEALSNAMRHAPGARVRVEIGHGASEVTVRVTNTAPDRAVPPSPGAGHGLLGMRERAAMLGGEIVTGPTPEGGYEVAAILPAQPPAGHTAPADPAEDNR; from the coding sequence ATGACGAAGCGGTCGGCGCGGGTGCTGCGGGAGCTGCCCCGCACCCTGCACAAGGACCTCATGACATCGGCAACCGACCCGAACGGGCGTCACGGGCAGCCGCGTTGGCTGGAATGGCGACCGGTGATCATGGTGCCGCTGGTGCTGCTCGCGGTGTTCCTGCTCGTCGCCAACACCAACCAGTACACCTTCGAACTCGGGACGGGCCTCCTGCTCGGCCTCCTGTTCGCCGGGATCCAGTCGGCGGCGTTCGTCGTCACCCTGTACCGCCCGGTCCCGGCCTGGTGGACGTCGCTGCTCGTCATGGTGGTCGTCACCCCGTTCGCCACGAAAGCCGGCTCCGGCCAGATGCTGTTCCTCCGGGAGGGAAGCGCCGGGATCACTGTTCCCGACCATGTGGCGTTCCCCTGGAACGCGGCCCACATCGCGGTGCAGGCCGGTGTGCTGTTCCTGCTCGCCCTGCGGGTACGCCCCCGGATCACCGCCGAGGCGCTGACGATCACCGTGCTGGTGGGATCCGCCTGCGCCTCGGCCGTCCCCTGGAGCACCGGCCCCGGCACCGCTTTCGCCGCCGCAGTCCTCCTGGTCGCCGCGGTGATGGGCGCCGCCCTGCACGGCCTGGCCGTGGCCCGCACCCGACTCGTCGTGCAGGAGGAACTCACCGCCGAGGAACGCGCCCGGCGCACCCTGCTGGAGGAACGCAACCGCATCGCCCGGGAACTGCACGACGTGGTCGCCCACCACATGTCGGTCATCTCCATCCAGGCGCAGGTCGTCCCGCACCTGGTCGACAACCCGTCCGACGAGTTGCGAGAGAACGTCGAGGGCATCCGCCGCAACGCGGTCGACGCCCTCACCGAACTGCGCCGCGTCCTGGGCTCCGAGGACCCCCTCCCGCAGGCCGCCCGGCACGCCCCGCAACCCACCCTCGACCGGCTGGACGAACTCATCGGCAACGCGCGGGGTGCCGGCGTCACGGTCACCGCCGAGACCACCGGGGAGCCGCGCCCGCTGTCCCCGGGTGTCGAACTGTCCGCCTTCCGCATCGTGCAGGAGGCACTCAGCAACGCGATGCGGCACGCCCCGGGCGCCCGGGTACGGGTGGAGATCGGCCACGGTGCGTCCGAGGTCACCGTCCGGGTCACCAACACCGCCCCCGACCGGGCGGTGCCGCCCTCGCCGGGCGCGGGCCACGGCCTGCTCGGCATGCGCGAGCGCGCCGCGATGCTGGGCGGCGAGATCGTCACCGGACCCACCCCCGAGGGCGGTTACGAAGTCGCTGCGATACTGCCCGCACAGCCCCCAGCGGGGCACACCGCCCCCGCCGACCCTGCCGAGGACAACCGATGA